A part of Astatotilapia calliptera chromosome 15, fAstCal1.2, whole genome shotgun sequence genomic DNA contains:
- the LOC113006389 gene encoding transcription factor jun-D-like, giving the protein MMKKDINLSLADDADLKPHLRDAESILSSPDLGLLKLASPELERLIIQSNGMVTTTPTSSQFLYPKTVTDEQEFAEGFVKALEDLHKQNQLNGGAPPSSTLDLGANIAPVTVQPDLPVYTNLNSYGSGPLGTTVNYTTDTVPFPPPPSHHLGAAPPQPELSRVQPLKEEPQTVPDVQSFGESPPLSPIDMDSQERIKAERKRLRNRIAASKCRRRKLERISRLEDKVKSLKTQNTDLASTASLLREQVAQLKQKVLTHVNSGCQLLPHEVQVH; this is encoded by the coding sequence ATGATGAAGAAGGATATTAACTTGAGCTTGGCGGACGACGCAGACCTGAAACCGCACCTCCGCGACGCTGAGAGCATCCTCAGCTCCCCGGACCTTGGGCTGCTCAAGCTGGCCTCTCCAGAGCTGGAAAGGCTAATCATCCAGTCCAACGGAATGGTCACCACGACTCCGACCAGCTCCCAGTTCCTCTACCCGAAGACGGTGACGGACGAGCAGGAGTTCGCCGAGGGCTTCGTGAAGGCGCTGGAGGATTTACACAAGCAGAACCAGCTGAACGGAGGCGCGCCGCCCAGCAGCACCCTGGATCTCGGGGCTAACATCGCCCCAGTCACCGTGCAGCCGGATCTACCGGTGTACACGAACCTGAACAGTTACGGCAGTGGGCCGCTGGGAACCACTGTCAACTACACCACGGACACGGTCCCTTTCCCGCCTCCTCCGTCACATCATTTAGGGGCAGCCCCGCCGCAGCCAGAGCTGTCTCGGGTCCAGCCGCTGAAGGAGGAGCCTCAGACGGTCCCCGACGTTCAGAGCTTCGGAGAGAGCCCGCCGCTGTCTCCGATCGACATGGACTCTCAGGAGCGCATCAAAGCCGAGAGGAAGAGGCTCAGGAACCGAATCGCAGCCTCCAAGTGTCGGAGGCGCAAACTGGAGCGCATCTCCAGGCTGGAGGACAAGGTCAAATCGCTGAAAACCCAAAACACCGACCTGGCCTCGACAGCTAGCCTGCTGAGGGAGCAAGTGGCCCAGCTGAAGCAGAAGGTGCTCACCCATGTGAACAGCGGTTGCCAGCTGCTGCCACACGAGGTTCAAGTGCACTAG